A stretch of Schistocerca cancellata isolate TAMUIC-IGC-003103 chromosome 3, iqSchCanc2.1, whole genome shotgun sequence DNA encodes these proteins:
- the LOC126175298 gene encoding cuticle protein 12.5-like → MYKLVILMCAVAAAHAGYLGGYAAPAVAVAPAVAAPALAVAHAPVAVAPAASSYANTYRVSQTARLLAAPAVAAAPVAYAAPAIHAPLAYAAPAVAAPILKVH, encoded by the exons ATGTACAAGCTT GTGATCCTGATGTGCGCCGTGGCCGCCGCCCACGCCGGCTACCTGGGAggctacgccgcccccgccgtcgccgtGGCGCCTGCCGTGGCCGCCCCCGCCCTCGCAGTGGCCCACGCCCCCGTGGCCGTGGCGCCCGCCGCCTCCTCGTACGCCAACACGTACCGCGTGTCGCAGACCGCCCGCCTCCTggccgcccccgccgtcgccgccgcccccgtggcctacgccgcccccgccatcCACGCCCCTCTGGCCTACGCCGCCCCTGCTGTCGCTGCTCCCATCCTCAAA